In Chitinophaga oryzae, the sequence ATCGAACAACAGAGAGTGGATATCATCTCCAAACTGGAAAAAGGCCAGGTATTGGAAGGTACCATCAAGAATATCACCGACTTTGGTGCGTTCATCGACCTGGGCGGTCTGGACGGTCTGCTGTACATCACAGACATCTCCTGGGGCCGTATCTCCCATCCGAGCGAAGTGCTCCAGATGGACCAGAAAATCAACGTGGTGGTGCTGGACTTCGACGACGAAAAACGTCGCATAAGCCTCGGCTACAAACAACTCACCCCGCATCCGTGGGATACTTTACCGGCTACTATCACCGAAGGTGCTAAAGTTAAAGGTAAAGTGGTTAACATCGAAGACTACGGTGCATTCCTGGAAATCATGCCGGGCGTAGAAGGCCTGGTACACGTTTCTGAAATCTCCTGGGCTTCTACTCCTATCAACGCTAAAGAATTCTTCAAATTAGGCGAAGAATACGAAGCAGTGGTAGTTACCCTGAGCAAAGAAGAACGTAAAATGTCTCTGTCTATCAAACAACTGACAGAAGACCCATGGTCTACTATCGAAACCAAATTCCCGGTTGACAGCCGTCACAAAGGCATCGTTAAAAACATCACTCCGTACGGCGTGTTCGTTGAACTGGAAACTGGTATCGGTGGCATGATCCACATCTCCGACCTGAGCTGGATCAAACGTTTCAACCACCCATCTGAATACACTAAAGTAGGTAACGAAATAGATGTAGTGATCCTGGGTATTGACAAAGAAAACCGCAAACTCAGCCTCGGTCACAAACAGATCGAAGAAGATCCGTGGAACACTTTCGAAACTATCTTCCCGATCAACTCCGTACACGAAGGTACCGTTGTGAAGAAAGATGAGAAAGGTGCTACTGTTCAACTGCAATACGGTCTGGAAGCTTACGCTCCTGCCCGTCACCTGAGAACAGAAGACGAAAAACCAATCAACGTTGAAGACGTGAAAGAATTCATGATCATCGAATTCGATCGCAGCGAAAAACGTATCCTGGTTTCTCACACCAGAGTATGGGAAAAAGCACAGGCTGAAGAGAAAGAAGCTGTTGTGAAAGAGAAAAGAGCTGAAGCTGACAAAACCCGTAAAGCAGTGAAAAACATTCAGGGTAAAGTAGAAAAAGCTACTTTAGGTGACCTGGGTGCTTTAGCTGAACTGAGAGAAAAACTGAAACAATCTGAAGGTGGCGAAGAAAAAAGCGCACAATAAGATCCGTTTTGGAAAATAATAAAAAGCCGTTCTGAGTTATCAGAACGGCTTTTTTGTGGCGATAATTTTGATTTAAAAGGTGTTGCCACTACCTACTACTACTTTGGTATTGTAGATCTTCCCGTCTTTTGTCCTTAACCTGAACACATATACGCCAGGCAGCACTTTCTCCGGCAGCGTTACGGTATGAGTGGTCAGATAGGTACGAAACACCTCTTTCCCCGACAGGTCTGATAGTACAGCCATCCCGTTTTCCACGTCTATTTCCTTGTTGATCCGGAAGGTCCCGGCAGTGGGATTTGGAGAAATGATCAGCCTCACACCCTCGCCGGATGTTGTTCCTTCCGGTGCGGATGCCTGCACGGACAGTGTCTGATATATCGGGTATTCCGGGGAATAGGAAGCCTCCAGTTGTTCAACTTCCTCCTGGGTCAGGCTCCTGTTATAAATGATCAGCTCATCCATATTCATATTCTGAAGGTAACCACTAAAGTTGCCGGCAGGGGAACCTTGTAGCGAAAGCACTCCGTCAATGGTGCCTGCCTTAACACCGGAGATATATAAAGTTGCGCCGGTTCTTTTACACACTACTACTATATGAATAAAATAACTGGTGCTTAGCCTGCTTTTTACTCTGATAACAGGTGTTTCGAGGAATATGCTTCTATAGGTTGAATCAGCAAAGAAAAAAAGAATACTGTCTTTGGAAACGCTGATGGCATGCTGGTTGGTATGCCAACCAAAAGTTGCATCTGCATAGCCGGAGGCTTCCCAGGGAAGCTGTCTTAGCCAAAATGAATAAGTGATAGCGGTATCGGAGAGCTCCGGATAGGGGATGGCAAACAAACCTGGCCCCCGCTAACGCTGTCGGACGCCGCCAAACCACAAACGGCGTTCGCGGAATAACGGAACGCGGCAAAACCGTGAAGCTGACGGGGACCTTTGTCATAAAAATCTCCGTTCAATGGATAGTATGCATAAGCGCCCGCCGGCGAACCGGCACACCTATACCGCGGGATAACAGCGGCATAAGCCGAATAAATTCTCAATCCTGCGCCAAGGGCCAATATACCTGCATGAAGCCGGATCGTGACCCGGTCACACTCCACCAATGCCGGGAAAGTATAGGTAAGCCGGTTGGAATTGGGTTTCCGCCTGAGAGCACTACCCTGTATAATATGCTGGTCGCCATTGTCAATATTGCCCCGTGCAGTGCCGACAGATACGGCTCCCAACAGATTAACCGATAACCCGTCACTGTGGGCGATTTCAATCGTGATCTCTGTTCGGGGAAGGCCGGGATGGATCTTGGGAAAAATCAAGGTCTGGGAGACACTGGCGCCTAGTAAGCTGACTCCCAGTGAAAGCGTTGTGTAATCATCCAGGTTGTTGTTGGTAACAGCATTAAGGCTATCGCTGACCTTACAACCCAGGCAAAGCCCGTTTGTTCCCGTACGTTGAGTGGTGGCGTAGGTGGTGTCGCGGGGCGTTTGTGCTGATAAAACAAGATGTGAAAAAAACAGGATAAAGACCAGCAGCATCTTTTTCATGCATACCGGTGGAAGGAGGTAAAGGTTCTTCATAATCGTTGTATTTGGTTATCTGATGGTTGATACATTCTGGTTATTTCAATCCGATGTTGACGAGGGTGCACAATACCAGCATGTGAGGGAACATGCGGCATTCCAAATTGACCGGGGGCTTTATAAAGATAAAAGATTTTTTGCCGGAACACTAATAATGAGGCGGGACCTGCTTTTTATAGGCAGGTCCCGCTGTTCGTATAGCAATAACGAAGGGCTTATATCATCGCTACTACCCGCGCCGGCGCGGCGCTGGCGCCTTTGATCTTCAGCGGGAACACCGCCACTTTAAAACCGTGCGGTGGCAACGCGCCGAGGTTGACCAGCTGCTCCATATGGCAGTATTCTTTCTGCTGGCCCACCAGGTGCGCCTGCCAGAAATAATCGCTTTTTCCTTCTGCTTTGGCCTTTTGTACCATATATTTCAGGGGAAGATCAAATCCCCACTGATCGATGCCCATCACTTTCACGCCCTGGTCTATCAGCCAGTGGGTGGCCTCCGCGCTCATACCGGTGCCGCGCATCGGGTATTCACGCGTACCGATGTACTGGTCGCGCCCCGTATAAATTAATACGATCGTGCCCGGTTGGATAACAGCCCCGGTCTGTTGCAGGTTCTCCCGTATATCCGCCAGCGTTATCTCCTCGAAATCTGCCTTATGGGTCATGTTGATCACCACACCGTCGCCATAGCACCATTCGAGCGGTATCTGGTCGATGGTTTTGGCAGGCTGACCGTTTACTTCCGGCGCATAATGCCACGGCGCATCAATGTGCGTGGCGGCATGAACGCCCATGCTCACGATCTTATCGTCTGCCCAGCCCTGAAATCCTTTGGGGAACAGCTTCGCCGGCAGGCCCAGGAAAAAACGGATCAGCGCGCGGCTTTGCCGGTGCGGCTTGTGTTTGACACGGATACGCATAAACCAGGGGTCCTGCTTATTGTATTCGATCGTTTTGGACAGGTCAATGATTTTCATGGTAATAACAAGGGAGTTTTTAGTGTTGCAGGAGCAGTGTCAGCCGATGGTCGTTGAAGTCCAGCAGGGAATCCAGCTGCATGTTGGCAAGCGCATAACGCGGGTCGTGACGGTTATGCGGCTCCGGCACCACCACGGTAGTCATCCGCGCTGCTTTGGCGGCGGTCATGCCGGTAACGGAGTCTTCAAAAGCGATACAGTCCAGCGGATCGGCGTGCAGCGCTTTGGCGCAGGCCAGGTACACGGCCGGATGCGGTTTACCATAATCCTCGAACTCTGCAGAATATGCCGCCTGAAAGTATTCCCGGATATCAAGGTGGGCCAGCACCGCCTCAATCAGCCGCAGGGGAGAAGAGGAGGCCAGTCCGATTTTAAAATCCTTCGCTTTGAAAAACTCCAGGATGTATTGCAGCCCTTCCATCGCCTTGCCTTCCGCGATGATCTTAGTCGTTACGCTGTCAATGATTTCGTTGGTGACCTGCTCCGCACTTTTGCCTTCCCACTTAAAATAGCTGTGCCAGTAGCTGACTACCTCCCGGGTGCGAAGCCCGGTGGTTTTGTGGGTCAGTTCGGGGGACAGGGTGACGCCCACCGTCGCAAAAACTTCTCTCATCGCAATGCCCCACAGTGGCTCTGAGTCCACCAGCAGGCCATCCATATCGAATATTACCGTATTGATCATAATGCCATTTTACGCCGCAAAGATAATCATGGAAAGATGACCACCGCTGAATTCTTGCGGCGTGATGGCGGAATAGCGGTAAAAGAAGCCGGGAATAAGGGTTGGAGGGGAGGCATCCGGCGTTAATTCATTTTAAGGCGGCTGGCCCCTCCGGTGCGCGCCATGCGTTATCACCGTAATGCTTTGTCAATGTAAGGTAATAGTTCCGGCCAGCCCAACGGTCACCGCCTTCAGCACCCGGGCAATGCCGGCCGCCAAACCGGGAGAAGTAATGGCCGTCACCGGCCCTGTACACAGGACTACTATGACAAAAAGCACCAGGAGTAAAAACGCCGGCAGGTAACCGGTAACATTTCTTCGGGGAGCTGATTTTCTGATTTCTTTCATAGGTAACAATGTTGAAATGAACGATCAGGGTATGGGATTTTAAACGGATATAAAAATAATAATTTATTTTAATGTGTTGATGTCGACTATCATGAATTCGGGAGAAGTTGACACCCGGAACACGACTTTCCAAGCTGGGTTCTCTATAACAAAATGTTATCCGCAATAAGCGCAGGTTATGATGAGAGAAGGGTAGGGTAATTGTATCTAATTGATTACTAATTAGTAAGATGATATTTTAATACTTTTGGCTCATTTTTTCGCTGTCTCTTTAGCCTCATTTTCAGGCAAAAAATTTTTTGGAAAGACCAAGGGCGTTTTTATCTTTGTATTACTCTACTAAAATTATAGGGAATATGGGTAATAAGGAAGCGAGGATGATGGTCAGCCACTATAATTGTTGTTGCAGTGCAGCAGCAGCGGAACGCGTGTAGTATGCAACATGGATAAGTTTATTTAATAACACTCATCTCAGTTATACACAGCCTCCGCCTACAGCGGGGGCTTTTTTTACCACCAATTACCACGATTTTTACCACCACCTGAAAATACTTTATATGCAAAGCTTCAGAACAGAACTTGAAAATCCCATTGTACAACAGGATATCATCGACCTGGAGAAGAAGATCCGCCTGTTCCGCGAAGGGGCTATCACGGACGAAAAATTCCGTAGCCTCCGGCTGGCGAGAGGGGTGTATGGTCAGCGTCAGCCCGGTGTGCAAATGGTGCGCATCAAATTACCCTATGGTAAAATGACACTGCAACAGTGGAAACGTATTACAGAAGTATCCGACGAATATGCTACCAGCAACCTGCACCTGACTACCCGCCAGGATGTGCAGATACACTACGTGAGCCTCGACAGAACACCGGAACTGTGGCACACGCTGGAACAGGACGAAATCACCATCCGCGAAGCCTGCGGTAACACCGTCCGCAACATCACCGCTTCCGACCGCGCCGGCATCGATCCGGAGGAACCGTTTGATGTAACACCTTATGCAGACGCCACCTTCCGCTACTTCCTGCGCAACCCTGTCAGCCAGGAGATGGGCCGTAAAATAAAAATCGCTTTTTCCTCTTCTGAAAAAGATACTGCCTGGGCTTTCATGCACGACTTCGGCATGATCCCCAAAGTGAAAATCATCGACGGCAGGGAAGTAAGAGGCTTCAAAGTATTGGTAGGCGGCGGTTTGGGCGCACAGCCCTTCCTGGCTAAACCGGTATATGAGTTCCTGGAAACAGACCTCCTCATCCCTTACATCGAAAACGTATTGCGCGTGTTCGACCGCTATGGCGAAAGGACCAGCCGCAACAAAGCCCGCATGAAATTCCTTATCCAGAAAATAGGCATGGAGGAGTTTGAACGCCTCGTCAAAGAGGAATACAAAGCGGTGAAAGTGAAAAGCGTACCGGTAGACGCTGCTGCATGGCCGGCAACACAACCGCCGGTGATTGGTGAAATCCCCGCTTACACCATTAAAAATCCGGCAAAATACGAAGCCTGGAAAAAGACCAACGTATTTGAACAGAAGCAGAAAGGCTACTACGGCGCTTACGTGAAAATTACCCTTGGCAACATCGGCTCTGCTGTCAGCCGCCAGCTGATAGAAGCGCTGCGCCCGGTGATCGCGGACGATGTGCGAGTGACCGCCAACCAGGGACTGCTGCTGAAGTTCATCCTGCCGGAACACCTGCCGTACGTATACAGCGCACTGGAAGCCGCCGGCTTCGCTGAACCGGGATTCGACAGCATCGCGGACATCACCGCCTGCCCCGGCACGGATACCTGCAACCTCGGTATCTCCAACAGCACCGGTATCTCCAAAGTGCTGGAATCCGTTATCACCGACGAATTCCCCGACCTGATCTACAACAAGGACATCAAAATAAAAATCAGCGGCTGTATGAACTCCTGCGGCCAGCACGGTATCGCCAGCATCGGCTTCCATGGCTCTTCCATGAAAAGCGCCGGTAAAGTGCTGCCAGCCCTTCAGGTATTGCTGGGCGGCGGTATCGTAGGCGACGGCGTAGGCCGCGTAGCGGACAAAGTGATCAAAGTGCCCAGCCGCCGCGGCCCCGACGTACTGCGCAGCCTCCTGCATGACTACGAAATCAACGGCGCGGAAAATGAACTGTTCAACGATTACTACGACCGCCAGGGCGAAAAGTATTTCTACGAACTGCTGAAACCGCTGGCAGACCTGACCACCCTTACCCCGGCAGACTTTATCGACTGGGGCCAGGTGGAAAACTATGCCACCGCCATCGGCGTAGGCGAGTGCGCCGGCGTCATCATCGACCTGGTAGCTACCTTGCTGCTGGAAGCGGAAGAGAAAATCGAACTCGCTACCCTCGCTATCAGCAAAGGCGCTTATGCAGACGGTATCTATCACGCTTACTCCACCTTTGTACAGGGCGCTAAAGCGCTGCTGCTCGGCGAAGGCGTCAGCGGTAACACCCAGATCGGCATTATCAACGATTTCGATAAACACTTTGTAGCTACCGGTAAATTCAGCTTCGAAACAGACTTCAAGAC encodes:
- the rpsA gene encoding 30S ribosomal protein S1, with protein sequence MSENNIINEQNAEQQAPQAAAAETATTKAPVVATAHDDFDWSVDKRNVSSYSKEEKEKYDQTYDSTFKVFEENTLLSGTVVGITNTDVVINIGFKSDGLISLNEFRDLPGLKIGDEVEVLVVEKEDRDGNLHLSRKQARQKRAWEKIVEVYKTGEVVTGTVTSKTKGGLIVDVYGMETFLPGSQIDVKPVTDYDQFVGKTMEFKVVKVNETIRNAVVSHKALIESDIEQQRVDIISKLEKGQVLEGTIKNITDFGAFIDLGGLDGLLYITDISWGRISHPSEVLQMDQKINVVVLDFDDEKRRISLGYKQLTPHPWDTLPATITEGAKVKGKVVNIEDYGAFLEIMPGVEGLVHVSEISWASTPINAKEFFKLGEEYEAVVVTLSKEERKMSLSIKQLTEDPWSTIETKFPVDSRHKGIVKNITPYGVFVELETGIGGMIHISDLSWIKRFNHPSEYTKVGNEIDVVILGIDKENRKLSLGHKQIEEDPWNTFETIFPINSVHEGTVVKKDEKGATVQLQYGLEAYAPARHLRTEDEKPINVEDVKEFMIIEFDRSEKRILVSHTRVWEKAQAEEKEAVVKEKRAEADKTRKAVKNIQGKVEKATLGDLGALAELREKLKQSEGGEEKSAQ
- a CDS encoding LamG-like jellyroll fold domain-containing protein, which encodes MFAIPYPELSDTAITYSFWLRQLPWEASGYADATFGWHTNQHAISVSKDSILFFFADSTYRSIFLETPVIRVKSRLSTSYFIHIVVVCKRTGATLYISGVKAGTIDGVLSLQGSPAGNFSGYLQNMNMDELIIYNRSLTQEEVEQLEASYSPEYPIYQTLSVQASAPEGTTSGEGVRLIISPNPTAGTFRINKEIDVENGMAVLSDLSGKEVFRTYLTTHTVTLPEKVLPGVYVFRLRTKDGKIYNTKVVVGSGNTF
- a CDS encoding cyclase family protein, translated to MKIIDLSKTIEYNKQDPWFMRIRVKHKPHRQSRALIRFFLGLPAKLFPKGFQGWADDKIVSMGVHAATHIDAPWHYAPEVNGQPAKTIDQIPLEWCYGDGVVINMTHKADFEEITLADIRENLQQTGAVIQPGTIVLIYTGRDQYIGTREYPMRGTGMSAEATHWLIDQGVKVMGIDQWGFDLPLKYMVQKAKAEGKSDYFWQAHLVGQQKEYCHMEQLVNLGALPPHGFKVAVFPLKIKGASAAPARVVAMI
- the hxpB gene encoding hexitol phosphatase HxpB; protein product: MINTVIFDMDGLLVDSEPLWGIAMREVFATVGVTLSPELTHKTTGLRTREVVSYWHSYFKWEGKSAEQVTNEIIDSVTTKIIAEGKAMEGLQYILEFFKAKDFKIGLASSSPLRLIEAVLAHLDIREYFQAAYSAEFEDYGKPHPAVYLACAKALHADPLDCIAFEDSVTGMTAAKAARMTTVVVPEPHNRHDPRYALANMQLDSLLDFNDHRLTLLLQH
- a CDS encoding nitrite reductase yields the protein MQSFRTELENPIVQQDIIDLEKKIRLFREGAITDEKFRSLRLARGVYGQRQPGVQMVRIKLPYGKMTLQQWKRITEVSDEYATSNLHLTTRQDVQIHYVSLDRTPELWHTLEQDEITIREACGNTVRNITASDRAGIDPEEPFDVTPYADATFRYFLRNPVSQEMGRKIKIAFSSSEKDTAWAFMHDFGMIPKVKIIDGREVRGFKVLVGGGLGAQPFLAKPVYEFLETDLLIPYIENVLRVFDRYGERTSRNKARMKFLIQKIGMEEFERLVKEEYKAVKVKSVPVDAAAWPATQPPVIGEIPAYTIKNPAKYEAWKKTNVFEQKQKGYYGAYVKITLGNIGSAVSRQLIEALRPVIADDVRVTANQGLLLKFILPEHLPYVYSALEAAGFAEPGFDSIADITACPGTDTCNLGISNSTGISKVLESVITDEFPDLIYNKDIKIKISGCMNSCGQHGIASIGFHGSSMKSAGKVLPALQVLLGGGIVGDGVGRVADKVIKVPSRRGPDVLRSLLHDYEINGAENELFNDYYDRQGEKYFYELLKPLADLTTLTPADFIDWGQVENYATAIGVGECAGVIIDLVATLLLEAEEKIELATLAISKGAYADGIYHAYSTFVQGAKALLLGEGVSGNTQIGIINDFDKHFVATGKFSFETDFKTQVLQINGNEPTESFANAYFQQALSFYNAAQVYRQKTAEPAQA